Genomic DNA from Vibrio vulnificus CMCP6:
TCGTAGTAATCCACCACACTTTGGTTGACGTCACTGAACACCAACTCTGTAAAATCATGATCCATCGAAATGTTGCTAAACGACACCTGCACAACCAACAACGGTTGCTCAAACGGCTGCGCTCGGGAAGCGAAAGCGGAACGTGTTGAAAAAAGAGTTTGCTGCAGCGAACGAGAGCGTTGAGTAACGGGGCGATCCGGCAGACTGGCGTGAGATGGCGTCACTTGTAACGCCGAGCGATCTTGAGCCGAAAGAGGAGGCTGCGAGTCGGCCAATTTTGCATCGCCACTCGAAATCAGATAAGGCTTAGCACCGTCGTTTTTTATTTCTGCGAAAAACCATGTATCTTGCTGTTGAATCAGTGCATTGCCTTGCTCGTCTTCATACCAATGGAAATCCGCATTACCCGTTAAGCGCACTTTCGTTGAAGAGCCGTCACTTAATTCGACATCATGCCAAATCGGCGCTGGTGGCACCGTTGCCGTTGCAGAGGCAGACAGTGCCAAAGCAAGCGTAAAAATCAGCCATTTGTTCATTCTTAACCCTAACTCCCTTTAAGATATCGCTCGGCTCTGTGGTCAATCCAAGACACACCAATGTAGTAACTCAAGCCGAGAAATCAATGAGGTTTTATAAAATACGCGAATCGTTTGGCAAAATAATCCATCTTGAATAAGTAAAAACGTAATAAAGTGTAATCTTGATGACAACCGCGTTGAAAGATAAAGAAAAAGGCCCTGATGGGCCTTTTCCATTTACTCGCTATTTAGGCTAAAAAGACGATCTCTTTCTTCTCCTTAGGGTGCAGATGATTCCGTTCAAAGCGCTGTTTCAGTGCGCAGCTCGCGAACAAACTCCGCCAAGCTTGCCAGTCGGCGTCTCGATTCTTTGACATAAGGGTTACTCTCATCCCACGCGTAACCAGCGAGAATAGAAGAGATCATCTGCTTGATGCGCGGGTTAGGATCGTCAAAGAAAATCACCTCTTGCAAAGTGCCGTCATACCAACCTTCAACATAGGTGCGGAAGGTATTCACCCCGACCATCAAAGGTTCGGCATACGCTTTTTGCCAATCGACCACTTTACCGGCCAACTGTTTCTCAACGCACTCTACGGCAAATTGTGCCGACTTCATCGCAATCGTGACACCGGAAGAGAACACCGGATCAAGAAACTCACCCGCATTGCCTAGCAACGCATAATGTGGTGTTGCTAAGTGCTTAACATTGGCCGAGTAGCCGCCTAATTCGCCAGCAGGATTCGGGTATTGCGCCTTCTTCAGCAATTGAGCGAGCCCTGGTTCTTCTGACGCCAGTTGCTGGAGCGCTGCTAACTTATCATCTGGATAATTTTGGAAAAACTCTGGAGTGCCAACCACGCCAAAAGAGCAAACACCATTGGAAAACGGTATCAACCAATACCAGACATCGGCGTTTTCAGGATGAACCGAAATCAAGATCTTATCACGGGTATAAGCGATGCCATCGCCATCGATATTATCGACGATGTGAGTAAAAATGGCTTTCCTCGGAGGTAAACAAGAAGGCTCTTCCAAGGCCAGTAATTTTGGCAACACTCGTCCAAACCCACTGGCATCGAGTAAATAATCGGCTTCAATTTGATAGGCTTGACCGTGTTCGTCCGTCACCACAAGCCGTGACTTGCTGCCCTCAAAGGTCACTTCCGTTACTTCATGCTGGTAACGAATCTCTACCCCTTGACGCTGCGCATCATCTGCCAACACTTTATCGAACGTCGCTCTTTGTACTTGAAAGGTCGTGCCAGGGCCGGGCGTAAACTTATCGGTAAAGTCGAACTCGGTATAGACACCTTGCTTGCGAAAGGCAGCACCATTTTTAAATTGAAAACCATGCTGATTCACGGCGTCTAACATGCCTGCCTGTTCAACCACTTCCATACAAGCCGGCAGCAAACTCTCCCCAATCGAAAAGCGGGGAAATTGCGCTTTTTCTAACACAATGACTTTGATGCCACGCTGGTGTAACAGCGCAGAGGCGGTCGAGCCAGAAGGGCCCGCACCAATAATGACAACCTGGGTGGATTGCTTTTCCATACTCAGTGTAATTCCTGATTTTCTTTATTGTTTTGCAACCAATTTGAGCAAAGTGTGGCCTAATCCGATATTGTCGGTACGCTCCACAACCTCAAGTCCGGCTTCTTCAACGATTTGCAAGAAATCTTCGCTTCGATAGAAACGACTGTTACCATTCGCTAAACAGGTAAAGTAAAGCGAGGTTGCGTTTAGGCTATATGAAGCGGCATCATATTTCTGTGCATCGCAAAACAGTTCAAGAATATACACTATAGAATTCTGTTGAAGGTTCTCCTTTACGCGCTTGAGTATGCTCAATATTTCCATCGGCGAAAAACAGTCTAAGAACTGGCTCATCCACCACACGTCCGCGTTTTGCGGTAAGGATTCATTCTTATCAAGCATGTTCGCAGGGAAAGGAGCAATACGCCCCGAAAAACCTTGTTTATCGGCATTGGCCATCGCGAGTTCAAGCTGACGAGGTAAGTCCACAATCGTCACTTTGACATCAGGATCATAGTTACAGCACTGCAGCGCCCATTTTCCGGTATTGCCACCAATATCGACGATGTGTTGTGGTTTCTCCGTAAACACCGTCTCCAGCAAAATCGGGAATGAGCGATCAGAATAGTAGTGATCAAACTTAAACCAGCTCTCTTTTGCTTTTTCAGGTAGGCGAGACAAACCTTCGTAAATGGTGACCCAGTCACCAAGTTCTTTGAGGCCCGCCGGCTTGCCTTCTTGAATCGCTTCCGTCAAATGCATCATCGCGGCGTAACAGACGTCGGCGGTGAAATCCATGTTGGCTTGAGTCATGCCATCATGAAGAAGGAAATGGCCCAAGTTTGCCAAGATATAGTTAGGTTTTTTCCACATCACAACATGAGCACTCAGTGCCATATCAAGCAGTACTTTTACCCCATATTCTGAGACTTGAGTTTGCTCAGCAATTTGTTCTGCGGAGAGCCCTTCTTCCCCGGCTTTATCTAAGGCAGCCAGGATTCCAAGATCTCTGAGAGTGCGAGCGGTATGAAAAAGAATAGGAGCAAATGAAAGTTTCTGAGCTTCTGTTTTCGCTTCGAAAGCGTTATACGGATCAAAATTATGATTTAACACGAAAAAACCTAACTAACTGTTAAAAAGAAATTATTGCGCTGCGACTAGCGCAAATTGACGTTGAATATCAACATTTAAGTTGTTGATCCAGCGATTGTAATTACGATGGATATTGCCATCACTTGCATTCAGATTCTCTGATTTAACGTAAAGAATTGAGTAATATTTGTCGTCGTAAGGGATCATTATTTCTGCAAAATGCGAGCGAAGATTCAATTTTGCGCTTAAAACGCCAGGTTCCACTTCGGTAATCGCCCAACCCCTTTTCGTTGCTGCCAAGACGATCGCGCTTTTCACTTGTTTACTTTGAAGATCATAACTGACTGGAGTATCCTGTATCTCCAAAATTGGTTGTACTCGACCACAGCCAACTAATAACAACGTCAAACATATAGAAATAAAAATTTTAAAGGTTTTCATTAGATTGTCCTTATTTTTTGATAAGGGCTTTAGTATGAACGCCAATGGAAACAAATCAACAATCTATGTCAAATTCATCACTATCTCTTTGTGTAAATATTGAAAAATGGTATGCGAACTCTCCTGGATTGGATAATAAAGAGCGCTGGCTAGAGTGGGCAAATACCGGAAGCTATCCTGAATCTTTCGATATTACGGCAAGTAATATACCGGCGATGATGAGACGCCGAATGAGTTCGTTAAGCAAACTGGCGGTGCACGCTGCCATTGAGTTGCTTAACCAAAACGACGTTGACTATATGGTTTTTTCAAGCCGTCACGGAGAATTACACCGCAGCATCGCCTTAGTCAAAGATATATTACTGGGTGAAGAAGCCTCACCAATGGCTTTTTCTCAATCGGTACATAACACGGCGGCGGGATTAACCACCATTGCAACCAAAAAGCCTATTCCACTGACGTCGATTGCCGCGGGGAAAAATACATTCCTGAGCGCGCTTACAGAGGCTTACCTATTTTTGTCTATCCACCCAGATGCCAAAGTGTTATTAGTAGACTTCGACGAACCATTGCCACAAGACTATGCGGAATTTGAAACACAAACGTATCGCGGTTATGCACTCGCGATGATCGTGAGCACGGGACAACAATTTGCTATCGAGGCCCATTCCGCTCAGCAGCCACAAGAGCATGAGTTGCCGCAAGCGCTGCAATTTTTCCGCGGTTTCCTCCAAGAGCAGGTCACACAATGGTCAATCACTGGCTCTCGCCAAACGTGGACATGGCATAAAAAGTGAAAAAACTGAATCAATATTGGCGGGTGTTTGCAACAGGCTTTTGCTTTGCGACCTTTGGCATTGGTGGTCTTATTCTCGGCTTGGTCATTATTCCACTGATTCATTTGTTCATACGTGAGCAAACCGCGAGAGAATATAAAGTACAACATACAATTAAATTCACTTTTACGCTGTTCTGCAAACTGATGAAATACACTGGCGCGATCGACTATAAAATTACCGGTGGTGAGATTCTTGCCGCCGATAAAAATTGCCTTATCGTCGCCAATCATCCCAGCCTGATCGATTATGTGTTAATTGCCTC
This window encodes:
- a CDS encoding NAD(P)/FAD-dependent oxidoreductase translates to MEKQSTQVVIIGAGPSGSTASALLHQRGIKVIVLEKAQFPRFSIGESLLPACMEVVEQAGMLDAVNQHGFQFKNGAAFRKQGVYTEFDFTDKFTPGPGTTFQVQRATFDKVLADDAQRQGVEIRYQHEVTEVTFEGSKSRLVVTDEHGQAYQIEADYLLDASGFGRVLPKLLALEEPSCLPPRKAIFTHIVDNIDGDGIAYTRDKILISVHPENADVWYWLIPFSNGVCSFGVVGTPEFFQNYPDDKLAALQQLASEEPGLAQLLKKAQYPNPAGELGGYSANVKHLATPHYALLGNAGEFLDPVFSSGVTIAMKSAQFAVECVEKQLAGKVVDWQKAYAEPLMVGVNTFRTYVEGWYDGTLQEVIFFDDPNPRIKQMISSILAGYAWDESNPYVKESRRRLASLAEFVRELRTETAL
- a CDS encoding methyltransferase, which produces MLNHNFDPYNAFEAKTEAQKLSFAPILFHTARTLRDLGILAALDKAGEEGLSAEQIAEQTQVSEYGVKVLLDMALSAHVVMWKKPNYILANLGHFLLHDGMTQANMDFTADVCYAAMMHLTEAIQEGKPAGLKELGDWVTIYEGLSRLPEKAKESWFKFDHYYSDRSFPILLETVFTEKPQHIVDIGGNTGKWALQCCNYDPDVKVTIVDLPRQLELAMANADKQGFSGRIAPFPANMLDKNESLPQNADVWWMSQFLDCFSPMEILSILKRVKENLQQNSIVYILELFCDAQKYDAASYSLNATSLYFTCLANGNSRFYRSEDFLQIVEEAGLEVVERTDNIGLGHTLLKLVAKQ
- a CDS encoding beta-ketoacyl synthase chain length factor yields the protein METNQQSMSNSSLSLCVNIEKWYANSPGLDNKERWLEWANTGSYPESFDITASNIPAMMRRRMSSLSKLAVHAAIELLNQNDVDYMVFSSRHGELHRSIALVKDILLGEEASPMAFSQSVHNTAAGLTTIATKKPIPLTSIAAGKNTFLSALTEAYLFLSIHPDAKVLLVDFDEPLPQDYAEFETQTYRGYALAMIVSTGQQFAIEAHSAQQPQEHELPQALQFFRGFLQEQVTQWSITGSRQTWTWHKK